TGTAAAGGCCTTGATTTTTCTGTCAGTGTCGGAATTAAAAGCTCTGTAGCCCTAAGCTCATTAATTGCATATCAGATTAAGGCTGTATTTAACCAGGATCTCTTAAGGGTGATTGATGTTGATTATACAAATTCATTGTTTGAGGATTGGACAGCAAACACCTGGAATGTAAGTGATTCAATAATTTCTATTGCAGGTTTTTCAATTGATGAATCTAATTTTTGTGAAGACTCAGCTTCTCTTTTCAATATACTTTTTTCAGTGAGAAATGATACAGTTTGTACAGATAGTATAAAAATAGAACATGCTGTGTTTTATACTATAAATGACGCTGTGCAGGCAGATTTAGAGGGTAAAGCAGTTGTATCAATTATCCACAATGTACCGCCGGTAATCAAAGCTTTTCCGGAAATAACTATTTTTGAAGACAGTTCCAAATCAATTTTCCTGTCTAAATACATATCTGATCAGAATGACTCAATCAATAAATTGGCAATATCAATTATACCATCAAAACCGGAATTCCAGTGTCATATTGATACTGCTGATTGGGTATTACTTTTAAAACCTCGGCATAACTGGTCAGGGAATGGTATTCTATCAATTAAGGCAGAAGATCCTGTAGGCCTTTCCGACAGCATTGGAGTGCCGTTTACTGTCATCTCTCTTCCTGACTCACCCGGCTCGTTTTCACTAATCTGTCCTAATGACAGTGCCCTTGTGTTAAGAGACGAACCTGTAAATTTTGCGTGGCATTCATCAAAAAATTATGATCCCGGAGATTCTGTTACATACAGATTTTTCCTTGACGATGATTCACTTTTCAATTCTCCCAAAAGTGTTGTATCAATTTCAGATACAACATTTACTATGTCTTCTCTTCCTGAGAATGGAAAATATTTCTGGAAAGTAATAGCTTTTGATAATAATTGTCTTTATACAGTTTGTGATAAAATATTTATGATATATTTCATGGACTTATCATCAGTGGATACTGCCGGAGTAAAAAGTATAGCTTCTTATAATCTTTGTCAAAACAGGCCTAACCCGTTTAACTGTAGTACTGAAATAGTTTTTAATCTGCCTGAGAGAGAACATGTTGTAATTAATATTTATAATTCATTGGGCAAGCATATTCAAACCATTACAAATAAAATATACGACAAAGGATTATATGAAATAAAATGGGATGCAAAAGATGATTATGGACTGGATGTGTCATCAGGAGTCTATATTATCCGCATGAATGCAGGTAAGTTTTGTGCAACAAAAAAAATGATATTGATCAGATAAAAAAAGGAGCAGACAGCAGCTGCTCCTTTTTTTGCCGGTAAATGAAATTTTAGCTATTGTCTTTTGCAAATTTAAGCATGAAGTCAGTAAATTCTTTAATACCCTCATAGGGCATTGCATTGTACATGGAGACCCTGATACCACCTACTGATCTATGCCCTTTAATTCCTCCAAAACCGTTTGCAGTTGCTTCTTCAATAAATTTTTTCTCCAAATCTTCAGTTGGAAGGCGGAAAACAGCATTCATAAATGATCTGGAATCTTTTTCAACAGGGCATTTGAAAAAACCGCTGTTTTCATCAATTGTGCCGTATAACAGATCTGCTTTTTTATTATTTTCTTTTTCAATTGCTTCAAGGCCGCCGCTTGATTTTATCCATTCCAGTACCAGCTTAACAACGTAGATTGAGAAGGTCGGGCCTGTATTAAAGAGAGAATCTTTTTCAACATGAGTTGAGTATTTAAGCATTGTTGGAAGATTCGGGTTGCATTTGGAAAGAATATCGTCCTTTAGAATTACAATTGTCACTCCTGCAGGGCCAAGATTTTTTTGTGCTCCGGCATATATTAAACTGAAATTTTCCACATTGACCTTGCGTGAAAGGATATCACTTGACATGTCAGCGATTAACGGTACATTCCCGGTATCAGGAAAATCCTTATACTGTGAGCCGGATATAGTATTGTTTGATGTAAGGTGAACATATTCACTTGACGGATTAAGGCTCAGATTATTATTTTTCGGGATAAATGAAAATTTCTGGTCTTCTGAAGAACCAGCAATATTAACATTACCAAAACGTTTTGCTTCTTTAATAGCTTTTACAGACCATGCTCCTGTATTTATGTAATCAGCAGATTTGCCTTCTGTCAGAAGGTTCATGGGAATCATGAAGAATTGTGAGCTTGCACCGCCCTGCAGAAAAAGAATGTGGTAATTCTCAGGGATGGAAAAAAGCTCTTTTAAAAGTGCTTTTGCTTCTGAATGTATTTCTGCATAATCTTTTGCGCGGTGGCTTAACTCCATTACTGCCATTCCGGTATTGCGATAAACAGGAAGATCTGTTTTTATCTGTTCAAGTACTTGAAGGGGAAGTGTAGCAGGGCCTGCATTAAAATTCCAAATTCTTTTTGCCATGTGTGGCCTCCTATTTTTTTAAAATTCTTTAATGATTTTAACTACAATATCACTAATGCGAAGCATATTTTCTTTGGTTGATGCACCAATATGCGGAGTCATCTGCACGTTTGGGGCATCAAGAAGGGGAGAGTCTGCAGGAGGAGGATCTGAGAACCAGACGTCGTTTGCATAGTGCCCTATTTTTCCGCTTTTCAATGCATCTGCGATATCCTGTTCTACAACACATTTACCCCTGCCTGTATTAATTATTGTTACTCCGTCTTTCATTTGGGCAATGGTATTTTTATTGATCATTCCTATTGTTTCTTCTGTCTGAGGTACATGAATAGAGATATAGTCCGATTCAGACAATACTTCTTCAAGAGTTTTCATTTCCGTATAGTCAGATTTCTTTACGTACTTGTCGTATGCAATAACTGTCATTCCAAAAGCTGCTGCTCTTTTTGCTACCTCTGATGCAATACGGCCTGCGCCTATGAGGCCGAGAGTTTTCCCGTAAAGCTCGGTTCTTTTAAGCTCTTTTTTTATCCACTTGCCTTGCTTCATGCTATTGTGGCCTTCGATAAGTCTGCTTGCAACGGAAATTATGTGGGCAAAAGCAAGCTCAGCAACTGCTATGCTTGATGCCTCCGGAGTATTATGTACGGTGATTCCTTTTTCAGCTGCATAATCAAGATCAACATTATCAAGGCCTACTCCGCCCCTGATAACCAATTTCAGGTTTGGAGCATTATCAATGTACTCCTTTGTTACTTTGGTTTTGCTTCTGATTAAAACTACATCAGCATCATTAATCTGAGCTTTATCATCAGTTACTTCACCGAATTCCTTAAGCCTTTCAGGAAGAGATGCATCAAAAGCGTCTGAGATTAAGATTTTCATAAGGATACCTCCTGTATATTAATTATTATTCGATTTTCTGCATTCTAATCAAGCATATGAATAACAACACCGCTGGCAAGTTTGGGTTCAAACCATGTGGATTTCGGCGGCATTACATTGCCTGAATCCGCAACTGAGATTAGCTGATCAATTCCAGTGGGAAAAAGTGCAAAAGCTACTTTGAATTTGCCTGAATCAACCAATCTTTCCAATTCATCAAGGCCTCTTATGCCTCCTACAAAGTTGATCCGCTTGTCCTTTCTTGGATATTCTATAGACAAAACAGGCGACAGCAGGTTTTCCTGAAGAATCGCAACATCAAGGCTGGATACAGGGTCTGAATTATCAAAAGACTTTTCCATAGCCACAAGCTTATACCATTTCCCTTCAATATACATTCCGAATGTATGAAGAGTTTCAGGCCTGTAGGTTGAATTCCTGGATTCAACAGTAAATTTCTTTTCAATCTCCTTAATAAATTCATCAACAGAGAAATCTTTAATATCTTTTACAACGCGATTATAATCAAGAATCTTCATCTGTGAATCAGGAAAGATCACGGAGAGGAAATAGTTGTATTCTTCTTTTCCCGTATGGTTGGGATTTGCCTGCATACGTTCATTGCGGACGCGTGCAGCAGCAGCAGAACGATGATGGCCGTCTGCAACGTAAAGGTAATCAATTTTTGTGAATGCCTTTACAATACTATTTATAAGGTCATTATTGTCAACAAGATATACTGTGTGCTCAACTGAGTAATCGCCGGTGAAATTATATACGGGGTCTTGCTTGACCGCCTCTTCGATTAATCTGTTAATTTGTTTATCCTCTCTATATGTGAGGAATACGGGCCCTGTTTGAGCATTAAGGCTGTCAATATGTTTCATCCTGTCATTTTCTTTATCAATTCGTGTAAATTCATGTTTTTTAATTATATCATTCTCGTAATCATCAACAGATGCTGCAGCAATCAGGCCTATTTGTGTGTGGCCTCCCATTTTTAATTTGTAAATGTAGAAGCAGGGTTTCTCATCCTGTTTTAAAACTTCATTATTAATAAGATTTAAAAGATTCTCTTTACCCTTCTCATAGACTTTGTCATCATAGATGTCAATTGACGGGTCAAGGTCGATCTCAGGTTTAACAACGTGTAAAAAAGAGTAAGGGTTGTCAGAAACTTTTTCACGGGCCTCATTACTGCTGAGAACGTCATAGGGGGGAGATGCTACTTCCATGATTTTTTCTTTCACGGGCCGCATTCCGCTGAAAGGTTTGATAATTGCCATAACTACTCCTATTATTTTTTATTAACACCTGAACCTATACTTTTAGAATATCCCTTTAAAACAAGGGGACAGATAAATTGTAACTTAATGTAATTTAAGGGAGTAAAGCTCCGATTTTTTTCTATTCAGGATAAAGCTGAAATATTCTGATATTGTCAAGACTTACACTGTACTGATCGGAGATACCCTTTACCCAAAATCCTGTATAGCCCCGCATATATGCAGGGCCGAATCCACCCTTATCCCGTATATCCTGAATACGCTTTCCGTCAACGTATAACTGCATGCGGTTGCCGATTTTAACTATATCAATATAATAAGGGCGGCTTTCTGAGCATGGATCTTTATCAACACTTGCAAGAAGCATGTACCCCGGGTTTTTCCTTATCTTACTTGCACCTTCAGTACCGGTACTTTGACTGTGGTTGTGATAATCAATTATATAGCTTCGGAGTTTTTTTGTATAGAGCATTAGATTGCCCGAAGGATCCGGAAGATTTTTAAGAAAGTTTTTTTCGTCCGGGTTTTGAGCACAAATAATAACTGCACACAGGCCGGATGAGTCGTTTACCGTAGTTTCAAATTCAAGAAGGAAGTCACCTGATAATTCTTTTTTAAACCACATAACAATACCTTCGTCTTTAGTTATTCCAGTCAGACGAAGAGCACCGGTTCCTGTGATTTGTCCTTTTCCTTTCCCCTGGATAAGCCAGTTATCAAGATCAGTATCAAAATTTTCAAGGGCTATGAGCTTAGCCGAAAATCCCTGAACCTTCATTCTGGGAAGGACAGATTCTTTTTTTGTACTGCATCCTGTGAACAATACAGACAAAAAGACAGTTATAATAATCCCCGAAGAAAGTTGTTTAAATAGAGATTTCACCGGATTTCTCCATAAAGAAGTTCTTTACCCGCTCTTTTTCTTTGATTCTTTTACAGTACTTTTCTCTGTTGTTTTTGTTGCACGTTTTTTTGTTGTAGCTGCGGTACTTTTACGTTTTACCGAACTTTTTACTTCTGTTGTACTTTTGGTGCTTTTACCGGCGTTTTTAGAAGAAGTAGCATTTTTTGTTGTTTGAGAAGCAGTTGTTTTTTTACGTACGGTTTTTAATGGTTTTGCCTTGACTGTAATACTTGCAGCAGCCTGGCGTTTTTTATGCTGTTTGCGTTTTCTTTTCAGTTGGATGCGTCTGCGGTTCTGTTTGCTTTTACTTCTACCCATAATACCCTCATAATTGTTATTGCCTGTTTGAACAGTTAAGTACGTAAATATTTGATATTAAAAATTTATTCAATGTATAAATCTAATAATAAATTTTATAAAAATCAACTTAAAAGGGCGAAGAAGTGTATAAATTTTAAAATTTTGTTAATTATGAAAGGGCGGCGGTTTATGTACGACGGCTTATTCTATACATGCAATATTTATGGAAAACATGCTATCCACTACACTCCCAAATGATTGAAAATATAACAAATAGAAAACTATGTATTGGTATACTTTATAACAGGTACTGTTTTTTAAGTGTTCAAGATTGAATAGAGAAAAAACTTGCATAAAAAATTGATTTAAAGTATATTAAATGTTTGGATGTCAATCTTTTATTAGCATAAATAATTTAGTTTGGGAATTTAGAGATATTTTGTGAGAAATAAAAACAATTATTGCCAACACCTATGAGGAGATATGAATGATGGGAAAAAATAATGCCAAATGGGTTTTTATTGCATTGCTGCTTTTATGGACGATTTATGCGCTTTGGCCTACTTACAGGTATAACACTTTAACAAAAAAGGATAAAGCACGAATGGAGCAGCAAGGCAAGCTGAATTCTATTCAGCATAGAGCAATACGTCTCGGCCTTGATTTGAAAGGCGGTATGCATCTTACGCTTGAAGTGGATTTCCCATATCTTGTGGAGCAGCTTGCTAAAAACAAAGATACTGAATTCGAAACTATTCTTAATGAAATACGGAAAGAATTGAATGTAAGCACTGAAGATTTTCTGACAATTCTGGAAAGGAAATTTACGGAACATAGTGCTCCTCTAAACAGATACTGGGGGCAGAGAGGCGAATCTGATAGAAAAATATTGTCATACCTCGATAAAGAGGGTAAAAAAGCAATAAACCGCTCAATGCAGATTTTAACAAACAGAATTGATCAGTTTGGGGTTTCCGAACCATCAATATCCAAGATGGGATCAAGAAGAATCCTTGTTGAACTTCCGGGAATTGAAAAACCGGAGCAGGCGCGTGAGCTTATAAAGAGTACAGCACTTCTTGAGTTTAAGCTGTTAAAAGATCCGGATGTATTCTCTAATACAATTAAAAAAATTGATAATAGAATGGCCAGAAATATGGGAGTATCTTCTGCTGTGCCTGAGGATACTACAAAAAAGAAAAAAGCCGAAAAACCCAAAGAGAGCAAGGATAAAGTGGTCAGTGTTTCAGAGCTTTTTGGTGAAGAGGATGTTGTATCAAAAGATACTTCAATTGCCAGGAGTGATACGTCAATTCTTGTTGATGAACAAATATTCAAAAAAAATCCATTTCTTGCTTTATTGAGAAGTGCACGAGGCGGAGCAAGAGAAGTCAGCGTACCGGTTGA
This region of bacterium genomic DNA includes:
- a CDS encoding T9SS type A sorting domain-containing protein, with translation MLLRQGRKNLQFIINLVYLIAVYYLINVHAAYSQIIVSMGDSVRTCKGLDFSVSVGIKSSVALSSLIAYQIKAVFNQDLLRVIDVDYTNSLFEDWTANTWNVSDSIISIAGFSIDESNFCEDSASLFNILFSVRNDTVCTDSIKIEHAVFYTINDAVQADLEGKAVVSIIHNVPPVIKAFPEITIFEDSSKSIFLSKYISDQNDSINKLAISIIPSKPEFQCHIDTADWVLLLKPRHNWSGNGILSIKAEDPVGLSDSIGVPFTVISLPDSPGSFSLICPNDSALVLRDEPVNFAWHSSKNYDPGDSVTYRFFLDDDSLFNSPKSVVSISDTTFTMSSLPENGKYFWKVIAFDNNCLYTVCDKIFMIYFMDLSSVDTAGVKSIASYNLCQNRPNPFNCSTEIVFNLPEREHVVINIYNSLGKHIQTITNKIYDKGLYEIKWDAKDDYGLDVSSGVYIIRMNAGKFCATKKMILIR
- the serC gene encoding 3-phosphoserine/phosphohydroxythreonine transaminase, with translation MAKRIWNFNAGPATLPLQVLEQIKTDLPVYRNTGMAVMELSHRAKDYAEIHSEAKALLKELFSIPENYHILFLQGGASSQFFMIPMNLLTEGKSADYINTGAWSVKAIKEAKRFGNVNIAGSSEDQKFSFIPKNNNLSLNPSSEYVHLTSNNTISGSQYKDFPDTGNVPLIADMSSDILSRKVNVENFSLIYAGAQKNLGPAGVTIVILKDDILSKCNPNLPTMLKYSTHVEKDSLFNTGPTFSIYVVKLVLEWIKSSGGLEAIEKENNKKADLLYGTIDENSGFFKCPVEKDSRSFMNAVFRLPTEDLEKKFIEEATANGFGGIKGHRSVGGIRVSMYNAMPYEGIKEFTDFMLKFAKDNS
- a CDS encoding hydroxyacid dehydrogenase; translation: MKILISDAFDASLPERLKEFGEVTDDKAQINDADVVLIRSKTKVTKEYIDNAPNLKLVIRGGVGLDNVDLDYAAEKGITVHNTPEASSIAVAELAFAHIISVASRLIEGHNSMKQGKWIKKELKRTELYGKTLGLIGAGRIASEVAKRAAAFGMTVIAYDKYVKKSDYTEMKTLEEVLSESDYISIHVPQTEETIGMINKNTIAQMKDGVTIINTGRGKCVVEQDIADALKSGKIGHYANDVWFSDPPPADSPLLDAPNVQMTPHIGASTKENMLRISDIVVKIIKEF
- a CDS encoding DUF1015 domain-containing protein; this translates as MAIIKPFSGMRPVKEKIMEVASPPYDVLSSNEAREKVSDNPYSFLHVVKPEIDLDPSIDIYDDKVYEKGKENLLNLINNEVLKQDEKPCFYIYKLKMGGHTQIGLIAAASVDDYENDIIKKHEFTRIDKENDRMKHIDSLNAQTGPVFLTYREDKQINRLIEEAVKQDPVYNFTGDYSVEHTVYLVDNNDLINSIVKAFTKIDYLYVADGHHRSAAAARVRNERMQANPNHTGKEEYNYFLSVIFPDSQMKILDYNRVVKDIKDFSVDEFIKEIEKKFTVESRNSTYRPETLHTFGMYIEGKWYKLVAMEKSFDNSDPVSSLDVAILQENLLSPVLSIEYPRKDKRINFVGGIRGLDELERLVDSGKFKVAFALFPTGIDQLISVADSGNVMPPKSTWFEPKLASGVVIHMLD
- a CDS encoding DUF1961 family protein — protein: MKSLFKQLSSGIIITVFLSVLFTGCSTKKESVLPRMKVQGFSAKLIALENFDTDLDNWLIQGKGKGQITGTGALRLTGITKDEGIVMWFKKELSGDFLLEFETTVNDSSGLCAVIICAQNPDEKNFLKNLPDPSGNLMLYTKKLRSYIIDYHNHSQSTGTEGASKIRKNPGYMLLASVDKDPCSESRPYYIDIVKIGNRMQLYVDGKRIQDIRDKGGFGPAYMRGYTGFWVKGISDQYSVSLDNIRIFQLYPE